The Acidobacteriota bacterium genome includes a window with the following:
- a CDS encoding ATP-dependent Clp protease adaptor ClpS, whose protein sequence is MADQRPTPDRSVLEKTHQQIKEPELFSVILLNDDYTTMEFVVQVLESVFNKGPAEAFRIMMQVHTGGQGLCGVYPWDIAETKVATVHELAADCGFPLRASIEKT, encoded by the coding sequence ATGGCAGACCAGCGGCCCACCCCGGATCGGTCGGTGCTCGAGAAGACGCACCAGCAGATCAAGGAACCCGAGCTGTTCAGCGTCATCCTGCTCAACGATGATTACACGACGATGGAATTCGTGGTGCAGGTGCTGGAGTCGGTGTTCAACAAGGGGCCGGCCGAGGCGTTCCGGATCATGATGCAGGTTCACACCGGGGGGCAGGGACTGTGCGGCGTGTACCCCTGGGACATCGCGGAGACCAAGGTCGCGACCGTCCACGAACTGGCGGCCGATTGCGGGTTTCCGCTGCGGGCCAGCATCGAGAAAACCTGA